The Limisphaera ngatamarikiensis genome contains the following window.
GATGGTCCTCGGCGGGTTGTGCGGTTGGATTGCGTGGGCGGGCGCTTTGGCGGGGGCGGAAGTGACAACCCTGCCCCTGGGTGCTCAGGCGCCGGATTTTGATTTACCCGGGGTGGATGGGCGGCGCTGGGCGCTGAAGGATTTCGCCGGGGCGCGGATTCTGGTGGTGGTGTTCACCTGCAATCATTGTCCCACGGCGCAGTATTACGAACCCCGGTTGAAACAGATTGTAGAGGACTACCGGCCCAAGGGGGTGGCCCTGGTGGCGATCAGTCCGAACGTGCCGGAGGCGGTGCGACTGGACGAGCTGGGGTGGAGCGACATGGGCGACTCGTTTGAGGAGATGAAACTGCGGGCGAGGGAGCGGCAGTTCAATTTCCCGTACCTGTATGCCGGGGACGCGGAGGAGGTGTCGCGTGCGTATGGTCCGGTGGCCACGCCGCATGTGTTTGTGTTCGATCAACAGCGGCGGCTGCGCTACGTGGGGGGCGTGGATGATTCGGAGCGGGTGGAGCGGGTTCAGCGCCATTGGTTGCGGGAGGCGCTGGATGCGCTGTTGGAGGGGCGGGATCCGGAGGTGAAACAGACCAAGGTGGTGGGATGCTCGATCAAGTGGTCGGACAAGATCCCACAGAACCGGGCTTTTTTGGCGAAGTTGGCGC
Protein-coding sequences here:
- a CDS encoding redoxin domain-containing protein, whose translation is MNRWMVLGGLCGWIAWAGALAGAEVTTLPLGAQAPDFDLPGVDGRRWALKDFAGARILVVVFTCNHCPTAQYYEPRLKQIVEDYRPKGVALVAISPNVPEAVRLDELGWSDMGDSFEEMKLRARERQFNFPYLYAGDAEEVSRAYGPVATPHVFVFDQQRRLRYVGGVDDSERVERVQRHWLREALDALLEGRDPEVKQTKVVGCSIKWSDKIPQNRAFLAKLAQEPVGLELVDEAGMRALRRNEGSGKFRLVAFWATWCAPCVAEFGEFVTTWRMYRHRDFELVTVSLNRPDERDRVLEFLKRQQASCRNLLFGSAQREALIDAFDPTWQGVVPYTVLIDPEGRVIWRETGSVDFLALRRVIVRAMNERKPW